The Trichosurus vulpecula isolate mTriVul1 chromosome 3, mTriVul1.pri, whole genome shotgun sequence genome includes a window with the following:
- the LOC118841764 gene encoding 60S ribosomal protein L26-like translates to MKFNPFVTSDRSKNRKRHFNAPSHIRRKIMSSPLSKELRQKYNVRSMPIRKDDEVQVVRGHYKGQQIGKVVQVYQKKYVIYIERVQREKANGTTVHVGIHPSKVVITRLKLDKDRKKILERKAKSRQVGKEKGKYKEETIEKMQE, encoded by the coding sequence ATGAAGTTCAATCCTTTTGTGACCTCTGACCGAAGCAAGAACCGCAAGAGGCATTTCAATGCCCCCTCCCACATACGGAGGAAAATCATGTCTTCCCCTCTGTCAAAGGAGCTGAGACAGAAGTACAACGTCCGCTCCATGCCCATCCGGAAGGACGATGAAGTCCAGGTGGTTCGAGGACACTACAAAGGTCAGCAAATTGGCAAGGTGGTCCAGGTTTACCAAAAGAAATACGTGATCTACATTGAGCGTGTGCAGCGGGAGAAGGCTAATGGTACCACTGTCCATGTGGGCATTCATCCCAGCAAGGTGGTAATCACAAGGCTAAAGCTCGACAAAGATCGCAAAAAGATCCTTGAGCGAAAAGCCAAATCTCGCcaagtaggaaaggaaaaggggaaatatAAGGAAGAAACTATTGAGAAAATGCAAGAGTAA